One cyanobiont of Ornithocercus magnificus DNA segment encodes these proteins:
- a CDS encoding Asp-tRNA(Asn)/Glu-tRNA(Gln) amidotransferase subunit GatA — translation MGIAEWRQQLKSGEISACELTDHYLAHIEVADPTVRAYLRVTADRARADAARIDAARAAKQPLPRLAGVPVAIKDNLCTYGIPTTCSSRMLETFIPPYESTATERLWRAGAILLGKTNLDEFAMGSSTETSAFGASRNPWNPERVPGGSSGGSAAAVAAGECLAALGSDTGGSIRQPASFCGVVGLKPTYGRVSRWGLIAFASSLDQVGPLGNSVQDVAELLQVISGADLQDSTCLQTGVPDYIAGLSQSVDGLRVGLIRECFDQKKLDSQVKTSVMAVASQLEDLGAEVVEISCPRFNDGIATYYVIAPSEASANLARYDGVKYGYRAADMENLAVMTARSRAEGFGSEVQRRILIGTYALSAGYVDAYYHKAQQVRTLIRYDFNAAFKQADVLLTPTCPTTAFTTSAYTNDPLAMYLSDLLTVPASLAGLPAISLPCGFDDTGLPIGVQLIADVLQESRLLQVAYQYEQSARVMHNHPAGAFIP, via the coding sequence ATGGGCATTGCCGAATGGCGTCAGCAATTGAAGAGCGGTGAGATATCTGCCTGCGAGCTAACGGATCACTACCTAGCACATATAGAGGTAGCAGATCCTACAGTCCGCGCCTACCTCAGGGTGACGGCAGACCGCGCACGTGCTGATGCAGCGCGCATAGACGCAGCACGTGCTGCGAAACAACCTCTTCCTCGACTTGCTGGTGTTCCAGTAGCGATCAAGGACAATCTCTGTACTTATGGGATCCCAACTACTTGCTCCAGTCGCATGCTGGAGACTTTCATCCCGCCTTACGAGTCAACAGCGACCGAGCGCTTGTGGCGAGCAGGAGCCATCTTGCTAGGCAAGACCAACCTCGACGAGTTTGCTATGGGCAGTTCTACCGAGACCTCTGCTTTTGGCGCTAGCCGCAATCCCTGGAACCCCGAACGGGTTCCAGGCGGTAGCTCTGGCGGTAGTGCTGCCGCCGTAGCAGCAGGTGAATGTCTTGCTGCTCTGGGTTCTGACACCGGCGGATCAATCAGACAACCCGCATCTTTTTGCGGAGTAGTAGGTCTTAAACCGACTTACGGGCGTGTTAGTCGCTGGGGTCTAATCGCCTTCGCTAGCTCACTGGATCAGGTTGGTCCCTTGGGAAACTCGGTGCAGGATGTAGCCGAACTTCTACAAGTAATTTCAGGAGCCGATCTACAAGATTCTACATGTCTCCAGACAGGAGTCCCTGATTACATTGCTGGCCTTAGTCAGTCGGTTGATGGCTTGCGCGTTGGACTGATTCGAGAATGCTTTGACCAGAAGAAGCTTGATTCTCAAGTCAAAACTTCAGTAATGGCGGTTGCCTCTCAACTGGAAGACCTTGGTGCTGAGGTTGTAGAAATTAGTTGCCCCCGCTTTAATGATGGCATTGCCACTTACTACGTAATTGCTCCATCAGAAGCATCAGCAAACTTGGCACGTTATGACGGTGTTAAATATGGTTATCGCGCTGCAGACATGGAAAATTTGGCAGTGATGACTGCTCGTAGCCGTGCTGAGGGTTTTGGTAGTGAGGTCCAACGGCGCATTTTAATTGGTACTTATGCCCTTTCTGCCGGCTACGTAGATGCTTACTACCACAAAGCACAGCAGGTAAGAACCCTAATACGCTATGACTTTAATGCTGCCTTTAAACAAGCGGATGTGTTACTCACACCAACTTGTCCAACTACTGCCTTTACAACCAGTGCATATACTAACGATCCTCTAGCAATGTATCTCTCTGATCTTTTAACAGTTCCTGCCAGCTTGGCTGGTCTGCCAGCTATCAGTTTGCCCTGCGGTTTTGATGATACTGGCCTGCCAATCGGAGTTCAGCTTATCGCTGATGTACTTCAGGAGTCAAGACTTCTGCAGGTAGCCTACCAATATGAGCAGAGTGCAAGAGTAATGCACAATCATCCTGCTGGTGCTTTTATTCCATGA
- a CDS encoding putative membrane protein, with translation MTSGIPLHVRCTLTFGDIYGQMLAWMAVIFASLAAGLALMGSSRPLFALVGVGLIFVISLPFLLFAFVTTLLNHIRLDPSEDAP, from the coding sequence ATGACTTCAGGCATCCCACTCCATGTCCGCTGTACCTTGACCTTTGGTGATATCTATGGGCAGATGCTTGCCTGGATGGCTGTGATCTTTGCGAGCCTTGCAGCAGGTCTTGCGTTAATGGGTTCAAGCCGACCACTCTTCGCTCTTGTAGGAGTTGGCTTAATTTTTGTTATTAGTTTACCATTCCTCTTATTTGCTTTCGTTACCACGCTGCTTAATCATATTCGCCTGGATCCATCAGAAGATGCACCCTGA
- a CDS encoding 23S rRNA (guanosine(2251)-2'-O)-methyltransferase RlmB: MSSHFDPRLGSPPQGSRPTVSHSSMLGRESLRRRSGNRFDRKSDVKRERFVSRESGPRRNDSRPSLNTFSSDRKRHSAIRGRRPSRRENQDTALLSSRPEASSGEVISRNSILSEDILWGRHAAHAAIKSGRPIHRIWCTAELRSAPRFLQLLREAKSSGILIEEVTWGRLAQITNGAVHQGIALQTAAAETLSLASLVKGCASLKEPALLLALDGLTDPHNLGAILRSAEVLGAHGIILPQRRSAGLTGSVAKVAAGALEHIPVARVVNLNRSIDTLKDAGYRVIGLAGEGDQTLGEVSLKGPLVIITGSENKGLSLLARRKCDQLVRIPLRGITPSLNASVATALCLYEVARRGWMKDLRGQAPAPPIIRPCKMSDELTVRGGTDVQATTAVINLCLDPDNSSQTPLVFEHNIDL, from the coding sequence ATGAGTTCCCACTTTGATCCTCGGCTAGGATCCCCTCCGCAAGGCAGTCGACCAACTGTTAGCCATTCCTCTATGCTAGGCAGAGAGTCTCTCCGCAGGCGCTCGGGCAACCGCTTTGACCGCAAATCTGATGTCAAACGTGAGAGATTTGTTAGCCGCGAAAGTGGCCCACGACGAAATGACAGCCGACCCTCACTCAATACATTCAGTAGCGACAGGAAACGTCACTCAGCTATAAGAGGTCGACGCCCTAGCCGTCGAGAAAACCAGGATACCGCCCTGCTGTCATCTCGACCAGAGGCTTCATCTGGTGAGGTTATCAGCCGGAACAGCATCTTATCAGAGGATATTCTCTGGGGCCGCCACGCTGCCCATGCAGCTATCAAAAGTGGTAGGCCTATTCATCGTATCTGGTGCACTGCTGAACTCCGCAGTGCACCACGCTTCCTACAACTTCTGCGGGAAGCTAAGTCCTCAGGTATTCTCATTGAAGAAGTTACATGGGGTCGCCTTGCCCAGATCACTAATGGAGCTGTACATCAAGGCATCGCACTGCAAACTGCAGCAGCGGAAACTTTAAGTCTTGCATCTTTGGTCAAAGGCTGTGCTTCACTCAAGGAGCCTGCACTACTCTTGGCACTAGATGGGTTAACTGATCCACACAATCTTGGTGCGATTCTTCGCTCTGCAGAAGTTCTCGGAGCCCACGGAATTATTTTACCACAACGGCGCAGTGCAGGCCTAACCGGATCAGTTGCTAAAGTTGCAGCTGGAGCTCTTGAGCATATTCCAGTAGCTCGCGTCGTCAACCTAAACCGCTCTATAGACACCCTGAAAGATGCAGGCTATCGAGTGATTGGGCTAGCTGGAGAAGGCGACCAGACCTTAGGGGAAGTAAGTTTGAAGGGTCCTCTCGTAATAATTACTGGTTCTGAGAACAAAGGACTGTCCCTGCTAGCTCGCCGCAAATGTGATCAGCTGGTACGGATACCATTGCGGGGAATTACTCCTAGCCTCAACGCCTCAGTTGCCACAGCACTATGCCTCTACGAGGTTGCACGGCGTGGTTGGATGAAAGATCTACGTGGTCAAGCCCCAGCACCACCAATTATCCGTCCCTGCAAAATGTCAGATGAATTAACAGTAAGAGGAGGAACTGATGTACAGGCAACTACTGCCGTTATCAATCTCTGTCTAGACCCAGATAATTCCAGTCAAACACCGTTGGTATTTGAACACAATATTGATTTGTGA
- a CDS encoding peptide-methionine (S)-S-oxide reductase MsrA: MFPFSMPPVQIAPNSSIDEQHAVLGTTLRAPLTSDQEEVVFGCGCFWGAEKGFWRLPGVVTTSVGYAGGHTKAPSYKQVCTGLTGHTEVVRVVWNTLEIDFSDLLKLFWECHDPTQGNRQGNDSGSQYRSAIYTTTPRQTDLAFASLGTYQQLIAEHGFGTITTEIKAEQPFFFAESYHQQYLAKPGSRPYCSAQPSGLTLGQFPGAAYKLPQAIWSNYNWTIHHCVLRSDNTPIKL, encoded by the coding sequence ATGTTTCCCTTTAGCATGCCGCCAGTACAAATAGCACCTAACAGTTCAATCGATGAGCAGCATGCTGTCCTGGGGACAACTCTGCGGGCACCACTGACATCAGATCAGGAGGAAGTAGTCTTTGGCTGTGGCTGTTTCTGGGGGGCAGAAAAAGGCTTTTGGCGGCTCCCCGGAGTTGTAACTACATCTGTGGGTTATGCTGGCGGTCACACCAAAGCACCCTCATATAAGCAGGTCTGCACTGGACTCACTGGACATACAGAAGTGGTGCGCGTAGTCTGGAATACTCTAGAAATAGATTTTAGCGACCTACTAAAGTTGTTCTGGGAATGCCACGATCCAACGCAGGGCAACAGGCAAGGAAATGATAGCGGCAGTCAGTACCGCTCAGCAATTTATACAACTACACCAAGACAAACTGATCTTGCTTTCGCTAGCCTAGGCACTTACCAGCAGCTTATTGCGGAACATGGTTTTGGAACTATAACTACAGAAATCAAGGCAGAGCAGCCTTTCTTCTTTGCTGAGAGTTACCACCAACAATACCTAGCAAAGCCAGGCAGTCGGCCTTACTGTTCAGCCCAGCCATCTGGTTTGACCCTTGGTCAGTTCCCAGGCGCTGCCTACAAACTCCCTCAAGCAATCTGGAGTAACTACAACTGGACGATTCACCACTGCGTCTTGCGCAGTGATAATACACCCATCAAGCTTTAG
- a CDS encoding carbamoyl-phosphate synthase small subunit codes for MVSSSYNVLTSAQSALLVLADGTVLEGEAFGRIGSVIGEVVFNTGMTGYQEVITDPSYAGQLVTFTYPELGNTGINNDDMESRQPHVRGVIARQLSPCSSSWRSTGSLQDWLEYYGIVGILGLDTRALVRHLRQSGAMNGIVSSEGRSPQELMQKLQCFPSMEGLNLADQVTTKAPYSWNSLCPVAFDCRSQFTTDQPFRVVAIDLGIKKSILERLAAHGCAVTVMPSTSKLSDILALQPEGVFVSNGPGDPSAVKASVNLVQGLLEQTQLPLFGICLGHQIIGLALGGRTFKLNYGHHGLNHPCGEAGCLEITSQNHGFALDAKSLPDVVTVTHLNLNDRTVAAFKHQRQPVFGVQYHPEASPGPHDADHHFARFTMLMQERR; via the coding sequence ATGGTATCATCATCCTATAACGTGCTCACTTCTGCTCAGTCAGCCCTTTTAGTATTAGCTGACGGAACTGTCTTGGAAGGTGAGGCTTTTGGTCGAATTGGTAGCGTGATCGGCGAAGTTGTCTTTAATACAGGAATGACTGGATATCAAGAAGTGATTACAGACCCTAGCTATGCTGGTCAACTAGTTACATTCACGTATCCCGAGCTCGGTAATACAGGTATCAACAATGATGATATGGAGTCTAGGCAACCCCACGTCCGTGGTGTGATAGCACGCCAACTTTCTCCTTGCTCTAGTAGCTGGCGTAGTACAGGATCTTTGCAAGACTGGCTCGAGTACTATGGCATAGTGGGAATACTTGGACTAGATACCCGGGCTTTGGTGCGTCATTTGCGCCAATCAGGAGCGATGAACGGTATCGTCAGCAGTGAAGGTCGCTCACCGCAAGAATTAATGCAGAAACTTCAATGTTTCCCATCGATGGAGGGCCTTAACTTAGCTGACCAGGTGACTACTAAAGCTCCCTATAGCTGGAATAGTCTTTGTCCGGTTGCCTTTGACTGCCGCTCCCAGTTTACTACAGACCAACCTTTCCGTGTTGTGGCTATTGACCTTGGCATTAAGAAGTCTATTCTTGAGCGGCTTGCTGCTCATGGGTGTGCTGTCACCGTGATGCCGTCTACAAGTAAACTCAGTGATATACTGGCTCTTCAGCCTGAGGGGGTATTTGTCTCTAACGGTCCTGGAGACCCATCAGCTGTTAAGGCCAGTGTTAATCTAGTGCAAGGGCTTCTTGAGCAAACCCAGCTCCCATTATTTGGGATTTGTCTTGGCCATCAGATAATTGGTCTTGCTCTTGGTGGGCGCACTTTCAAGCTTAACTACGGACATCATGGATTAAATCACCCTTGCGGTGAGGCAGGGTGCTTGGAGATCACAAGCCAAAATCATGGCTTTGCCCTAGACGCCAAGTCACTGCCTGATGTTGTCACTGTGACTCACTTGAATTTGAATGACCGCACAGTCGCTGCTTTCAAACACCAACGCCAACCTGTGTTCGGGGTGCAATATCACCCAGAAGCTAGCCCTGGACCCCATGATGCTGATCATCACTTTGCCAGATTCACAATGCTGATGCAGGAGCGTCGCTGA
- a CDS encoding anthranilate phosphoribosyltransferase, with product MLSNSDSPWPQLLESLLEDREIEPTQTAQLMRAWLAEELAPVQTGAFLAALQARRPRGSELAAMADVLMQACLLPCNPPNIPMVDICGTGGDRADTFNISTAAAFTAAACGAHVAKHGNRSASSRVGSADALEALGLNLRASADVVIAALLTTRVTFLFAPAWHPALTNLAPLRRRLGIRTVFNLIGPLVNPLRPQAQVLGVASADLLDPMAQALLDFGLQRAVVVHGAGGLDEASLEGPNILRLVEKGKIREEFVTATELGLTAAPISALCGGDLAANVRILGDVLQGRGSLPHRDVVALNTALVLWAAGLQNDLRTAVGQACEALASGLAWQYLEQLRQALKPIA from the coding sequence ATGCTCAGTAACTCTGATTCTCCCTGGCCACAACTTCTGGAGAGTCTGCTGGAAGATAGAGAGATAGAACCTACACAGACTGCGCAGCTGATGCGAGCTTGGCTTGCTGAAGAGCTCGCACCTGTTCAGACTGGTGCATTCTTGGCAGCTTTGCAGGCGCGGAGACCTCGCGGCAGCGAGCTAGCAGCGATGGCTGATGTTCTAATGCAGGCTTGCCTTCTGCCCTGCAATCCACCAAACATACCTATGGTAGATATCTGCGGCACTGGTGGCGATAGAGCTGACACCTTCAATATTTCTACTGCAGCAGCTTTTACTGCAGCTGCCTGTGGTGCTCATGTTGCTAAGCACGGCAACCGCAGTGCCAGTAGCCGTGTTGGCTCAGCTGATGCTCTTGAGGCCCTTGGTCTAAACCTAAGAGCCTCTGCTGATGTAGTAATAGCTGCACTTCTTACTACAAGAGTAACATTCCTATTCGCACCAGCTTGGCATCCTGCACTTACAAATCTTGCTCCCTTGCGACGCAGGCTAGGCATACGAACTGTATTTAACCTAATTGGGCCTTTGGTAAATCCACTCAGGCCTCAAGCCCAGGTATTAGGTGTTGCCAGTGCTGACTTGCTTGATCCGATGGCACAAGCACTGCTCGATTTCGGTTTACAGCGTGCCGTAGTTGTCCATGGTGCTGGCGGCTTGGATGAAGCCTCACTTGAGGGCCCGAATATCCTTCGACTAGTGGAAAAGGGTAAGATTCGAGAGGAGTTTGTCACAGCCACGGAACTTGGTTTGACGGCTGCACCTATCAGTGCTTTGTGCGGTGGCGATCTTGCTGCGAATGTGCGTATACTTGGTGATGTACTTCAAGGTCGCGGCAGTCTACCCCATCGCGATGTAGTAGCGCTGAATACAGCTCTAGTGCTATGGGCTGCTGGCCTACAAAATGACTTGCGAACTGCTGTTGGCCAGGCCTGTGAGGCTCTTGCCTCAGGCTTAGCCTGGCAATATCTAGAACAACTGCGACAAGCGCTAAAGCCTATTGCTTGA
- a CDS encoding ABC transporter ATP-binding protein — protein MIASSLNSIGRYLKRHRRMVIRGVIALVIVNIFSVTIPLEVRRIIDELQDNFAITMVMRQAVWIIFLATMMGVARLYSRQVVFGVGRQVEVDLRQELFDHMLRQDPGWVQRTGSGEVISRATSDVESVRRLMGFAVLSLTNTALAYGLTIPAMLAIDPGLTIVAVALYPLMLAVVRLLGGRMMRQQRCQQEALSSLSDLIQEDLSGISAIKIYGQEHPERAAFSQINGIYRDAAILLSRTRSTLFPLLEGISSLSLLLLLAIGSTQIGRGSLSIGSLVALILYVERLIFPTALLGFTLSTFQTGQVSLERVQELLQRNPVICDEANLAAPSTPLKGHLEARGLHIRYDGSSRDTLNGLDFQIKPGELVAVVGPVGCGKTTLARALGRMVQVPRGQLLVDGIDCNDLPLETLRRAITLVPQEGYLFTSSLADNLRYGDPDAGMNRVEEAAQQASLLDDVRGFPEGFDTLVGERGITLSGGQRQRSALARALLVSAPVLVLDDALASVDNATAAAILASIRTQSSRTILMISHQLSAAAACDRILVVEKGRITQQGRHEDLIMQQGTYQRLWQRQQSEQQLQQAAQADNGIVNPKAC, from the coding sequence ATGATTGCCTCTAGCCTCAACTCAATTGGTCGCTATCTCAAGCGCCATCGGAGGATGGTGATACGAGGAGTGATAGCACTTGTAATAGTCAATATCTTCAGCGTGACTATCCCATTAGAGGTCCGCCGAATAATTGACGAACTGCAAGACAATTTCGCGATCACTATGGTGATGCGTCAGGCAGTCTGGATCATATTTCTGGCCACTATGATGGGAGTCGCAAGACTGTACTCACGCCAGGTGGTTTTTGGTGTTGGCCGTCAAGTAGAAGTAGATCTGCGCCAGGAACTGTTCGACCATATGCTTCGCCAAGATCCAGGCTGGGTACAGCGTACCGGCAGCGGTGAGGTAATCAGTCGCGCTACCAGCGATGTAGAGAGCGTCCGACGACTGATGGGGTTTGCTGTGCTTAGTCTTACTAATACCGCTCTAGCTTATGGCCTCACCATACCAGCAATGCTTGCTATTGACCCTGGTCTAACTATTGTTGCTGTTGCTCTCTATCCCTTAATGCTTGCTGTAGTTCGCCTGTTGGGAGGCAGGATGATGCGACAGCAGCGATGCCAGCAGGAAGCATTATCATCGCTGAGTGATCTAATTCAAGAGGATTTGTCTGGTATCAGTGCCATCAAGATCTATGGGCAAGAACATCCTGAAAGAGCAGCTTTCAGTCAGATTAATGGTATCTACCGCGATGCAGCAATCCTACTGTCCCGCACACGCAGTACTCTCTTTCCCCTTTTAGAGGGAATCTCTTCACTTTCTCTATTACTTTTGCTAGCAATTGGCAGTACCCAGATTGGCAGAGGTAGTCTTAGTATAGGAAGTCTTGTAGCACTAATTCTCTACGTTGAGCGCCTTATTTTTCCCACAGCATTACTAGGGTTCACGCTCAGTACATTTCAAACAGGACAGGTAAGCCTAGAGCGAGTGCAAGAATTACTGCAACGCAATCCAGTGATATGCGATGAAGCTAATCTAGCGGCTCCATCCACGCCGCTAAAGGGTCATCTAGAGGCCCGTGGACTACATATCCGCTATGATGGTAGTAGCCGAGATACACTGAACGGCCTTGACTTTCAGATCAAGCCTGGAGAACTCGTAGCTGTAGTTGGTCCTGTCGGCTGTGGAAAGACTACGTTGGCAAGAGCCCTTGGACGAATGGTACAAGTACCCCGTGGGCAGTTACTAGTAGACGGGATCGACTGTAATGACCTACCGCTTGAAACATTGCGCAGAGCAATAACTCTGGTTCCTCAAGAAGGCTATCTATTTACCAGCTCTCTTGCCGATAACCTACGCTATGGTGATCCCGATGCAGGAATGAACCGTGTTGAGGAGGCAGCGCAGCAAGCTAGCCTTCTCGACGACGTGCGTGGTTTCCCTGAAGGATTTGATACCCTTGTGGGAGAACGCGGCATAACTCTTAGTGGCGGGCAACGTCAGCGTTCAGCACTTGCTCGCGCTCTTCTGGTGTCAGCTCCAGTGCTGGTTCTTGACGATGCCCTTGCTAGCGTTGATAACGCTACTGCTGCTGCAATCCTCGCGTCAATTCGTACACAGAGCTCGCGTACAATCTTAATGATTAGTCACCAGCTTTCTGCTGCTGCTGCTTGCGACAGAATATTGGTAGTAGAAAAAGGAAGGATTACCCAGCAAGGTCGACATGAAGATCTAATTATGCAACAGGGCACTTATCAACGTCTCTGGCAACGTCAGCAGAGTGAACAGCAGCTTCAGCAGGCTGCACAAGCAGACAATGGCATTGTAAACCCGAAAGCCTGCTAG
- a CDS encoding ribonuclease III, with product MSNWISCQSVSGHGDQLGPLQLAWLGDAVWELHQRLRHCQETGRASTLHNAVVRQVCAEAQSEALRRLEPWLNQQERDLIRRSRNQAGRGSRGSRASSYRRATGFETMVGWLFLQDPVRLAQLLDRLEPETTDGHSKHSLPL from the coding sequence TTGAGCAACTGGATAAGCTGCCAGTCAGTCTCTGGTCATGGCGATCAGCTGGGCCCACTACAGCTCGCCTGGCTTGGCGATGCGGTGTGGGAACTTCACCAGCGGCTACGTCACTGCCAAGAGACAGGTCGTGCTTCTACCTTGCATAATGCTGTTGTCCGCCAAGTGTGTGCTGAGGCACAATCCGAGGCACTGCGGCGGCTTGAGCCCTGGCTTAATCAGCAGGAGCGTGACCTGATCCGCCGCAGCCGTAATCAGGCTGGTCGTGGCTCCCGTGGTAGTAGGGCTTCCAGTTACAGGCGGGCCACAGGATTTGAAACGATGGTGGGCTGGCTCTTTTTGCAGGATCCAGTGCGTCTAGCACAGCTATTGGATCGGCTAGAGCCAGAAACCACCGATGGTCATTCCAAACATTCCCTCCCCTTATGA